A DNA window from Vigna angularis cultivar LongXiaoDou No.4 chromosome 1, ASM1680809v1, whole genome shotgun sequence contains the following coding sequences:
- the LOC108325681 gene encoding ankyrin repeat-containing protein ITN1 produces the protein MASHPNQTGTGADGQGEKDPPSPIPASAFQNPLSEISPSPSPSPSSSTAPALVLSNSGKRIDQTGRKKYVKQVTGRHNDTELHLGGTEGRRRRRETDPSRRRISGYGNSRRRRRRRSRHRDCGSASLPRQRRERAR, from the exons ATGGCCTCTCACCCAAACCAAACAg GAACGGGAGCTGACGGGCAAGGAGAAAAGGACCCCCCATCGCCGATCCCAGCATCAGCCTTTCAGAATCCACTTTCTGAGATATCGCCGTCACCGTCGCCGTCGCCGTCCTCATCGACAGCTCCGGCGCTGGTGCTTTCGAACTCGGGGAAGCGCATCGACCAGACGGGGAGGAAGAAGTACGTGAAGCAAGTGACGGGGCGGCATAACGACACGGAGCTGCACCTGGGCGGCACAGAGGGGCGACGTCGGCGCCGTGAGACAGATCCTTCTCGACGTCGAATCTCAGGTTATGGGAACTCTCGGCGACGGCGACGACGACGATCTCGACATCGAGATTGCGGAAGTGCGAGCTTGCCTCGTCAACGAAGAGAACGAGCTCGGTGA